CAGACGTGGGCCATTGGACTCAGCAAGAGAAGCCGGAACTTGCGACCGGCCACATCATTGACTGGTTGGCCACGCTTTGAGCCATTGACGCGGTCGATGGCCGCGACGGGCTATATCTATGGATGATTGCCTTGCTCGCGCGAGGCGCGAAAACCACATCAAGGCTGAGTATTCTGAGGGTCTTCCATGCCGAGCACACGCAACGACATTCCGGATAATTCCCGCAAGGCGATGATCGCGCTTTTGAACGCGCGCCTGGTCGATGCGATCGATCTCCGCCTGGCGATCAAGCAGGCGCACTGGAACGTGAAGGGGCCGAACTTCATCGCGCTGCACGAGCTGTTCGATCAGATCCAAGCGCGCGTCGACACGTTTGTGGATGACATCGCCGAGCGCGCGGTGGCGCTCGCGGGCGCCGCGCACGGCACCACGCAAGCGGTGGCGAAAGGCACGAACCTGCAGCCTTACCCGCAAGATCTGATGGACGAGAAGGGCCATTTGCAAGCACTGGCCGATCGCATCGCCGCCGTGGGAAAACTGGTGCGCAAGGCCATCGATGAGGCCGATGAAGCGTCGGACAAAGATACGGCCGACCTCTTCACCGGTATCTCACGTCAGCTCGATAAAGACCTCTGGTTTATCGAGGCGCACCTGCAATAGCGCTTAAGTCGGGCCGTGCAGGGTGACGTATCTGACTTCGTAACGCATCGGGTCGTCGAGATTGTTGTCCTGAAACTTCGCTGAGCCGCCGTCGTCGTTGAGATCAATCGCGGCGGTGAGCAGGTGATGGTCTGAATTGCCGAAATTGAAGCTGAAGCCTTGAATGGCGGCGAGGCCGGCGGGCACGCGAGCGGTGTCGCGTCCGCGCTCACTGCCGGTGATTGTGCCGCGCGCGGCGATCGCGGTGTTGGGTACCCACGCATATTGCACGACAACGGTGTAACGCCGGCCGACATCGGGGCCGCTCCTGCCGACGGCGCGTCTCGGCCGCAGATCAAGGCGTTCATCGTCGACCAACGTGATCTCAAGCATATCTCCCGCCGGCGCGAGATTGATCGACATGGCGCGGATATTGGCGTCGGTGCCCGCCGCGCGTCGAAACTCAAAGCCACGCAGCACGAACGTGTGGTTGGCTGGTGCGGCCGTGATAGCGACTTGCGCGATCACGCCGCCGCCGCTGTTGGCGGTCACGCTATGGGCGCTGCCGCCCACGATGTTCACCCATCGCGCCCGCGCGGTGAACGGATCGTCATCACCAAGATCGTTGAGGGCGAAGCGCGCGGAGGCGCCATTGGGCAAGACCTGAATACGCCGGAATTTGTGATCGCCGTTTTCAAAGCCGAGCGCGAACATAGACAGCGCCGACACCGTCGCGATCGGCCGATCAGGCGCGGTGGTGACGGAGCCGCGCGCGCCGGTGGTTTCCGCGAACGATGTGCCGTTGGTGGGCAAAAGCCGGATTGTCGGCGTGGTGGGGATGTAGACCATTTGCGCTTGCGCGACGCTGGCGGCGAGCGTCAGCGCAAGGGCGGGTGCTAGGAATGCAAGTCGCATATTCCTCTCCTGACGAGGGCCTCGCGACGTCGACGCTAGCCGACCGGCGCGCACGCGCAAGCGTACTCGCGGAAGCGTTGGAAAGCGCTTTGGAATTTGCGGCTAGATCAGCTCCCAGGGCGGTGTGGGCAGCGCGCGATAGGCGGCGCGAAGCGAGTCCGACCAGCTGTTCTGAATGATCGTGAAATAGGGATCGTCCGCGTGCATGCGGTGGCGGTGCGAGACGCGCAGCGCGTAGCGTTTGATCACCAGCAAATCCGCCGGCAGGCCGACGGAGAAATTCGAACGCAAGGTCGAGTCCATCGAGATGCACGCGAGCTTCACCGCGTCTTCGAGCGGGATATCGTACTTGGCGACGCGATCGAGGATCGGCTTGCCGTATTTGGTTTCGCCGATTTGCAGGAACGGCGTGTCTTGCGTGGCCTCAATAAAATTGCCCGCGGAATACACCATGAAGAGGTGCATGCCGCTGCCGGCGATTTCGCCGGCCAGCAGGAAGTTTACGTCGAACTGATAATTCTGCGCCGCGAGCGCTTCGCCGTCGCGCAGGAATGCCTGCCGCACCGCTTCGCCGACAAGGCAGGCGGCGTCGTACATTGTCGGCACGGTCCACAATGTCATCGGCTCGCGATCGCCGGCGTTGAAGCCGACGCCCTCGGTGAGACGTGCGATGATCGCCTGGGTGCACGCAAGATTGCCGGACGCCATGAGCGCAATCACCCGGTCGCCTTGCTTTTCAACCACGGAGAGCTTGGAAAAGGAGGCGAGGTTGTCCGGCCCCGCATTGGTGCGGGTGTCCGACAGCATCACAATGCCCTGGTCGAGCGCGAGCGCTACGCAGTACGTCATGTTCTCCTCGGGGCGCGCCTGTCAGCGCATGTAAAACGCGAATACGGCGTCGCCTAGATCGTTTGTTCGGTCAATGAGTTGGGTGACGTGTTCGTGCAAACCGGACTGAAAAATGTCCTCGATTCTTGCATAGCGGAGTTGCGCGGATATGGCGCCTGCAAGCCTGTGGCATTCGCCGCGACGCCCGCCATGGTCGGCGGAGATGGAGTCGAGGCACTGTGTGATTTTGTCATAGCATGCGCGCAATGAGCGCGGGAACTCGGGGCGCAGCACCATCAGCTCGGCCACGTTCCAAGGCTTCACCTCGTCCTTATACATATATTGGTACGCGCGAACCGCCGACACCGCACGCAGGATCGTGGTCCATTGATAATAATCCAACATGCCGCCGACGCCTGAGTAGGACGGCAGCAGCACGTGGTATTTGACGTCGAGAATGCGCGCGGTGTTGTCGGCACGCTCGAGCGCCTGGCCGAGTTCGATGAAATGGAAAATTTCGTTGCGCAGCATCGTCGTTTGACAGGCGCCGGCGAAACGCGTCGCCGCTTGACGCACCCAATCGAGCGTATCCGGCAACATCTCCGGCATGAATTCCTTCGCGCCGAAGCGGCGTCCCTCAAGCCATGCGCCGTTCACGGCTTCCCACATGTCGCGCGTGAGCATCGTCCGCATGGCGCGCGCGTTGATACGCGCTTGATCGAGGCAGTTCAGGATTGAATTTGGATTGTCGCGATCGCAGCCCATGAACAGAGCCGCGCGTTCCGGCGTGACCACATCATGCTTCGCGAAATACCCTTCGTCGGCGCCCACGGCGATCAAAGTGGATTTCCATTCCTCATCCTGATTGGAGAGGCCGGCCATCATCTGCGCGGCTTCCATCATGCGCGCGAGCGCATCCAGCCGTTCCATATACCGGGCGAGCCAGAACATGCTGTCGGCGGCGCGAGCTAGCATTATTTGGACGCTCCGCCGTTTGGCGCGCGGAGCACCCATGTGTCTTTGGTGCCGCCGCCTTGGCTGGAATTGACCACCAGCGAGCCCTCGGTGAGCGCGACACGGGTAAGTCCGCCGGGCACGATGCGGATTTTGTCTGCGCCACAGAGCACGAACGGGCGCAGATCGATGTGACGGGGCGCGACGCCGCTTTCCACAAAGGTGGGGCAAGTGGACAGTGCGAGAGTCGGTTGAGCGATGTAGGCCGAAGGGCTCTTGCGCAATTTCTTGGCGAAGTCCGCACGTTGTTTCTTCGTGGCGTGCGGGCCGACGAGCATTCCGTAGCCGCCGGAGCCGCGCGTTTCCTTCACGACCAATTCGTCGAGGTGGTCGAGCACGTAGGCGAGCGCGTCGTCCTTGGCGCAATCCCATGTTGGCACGTTCTTGAGGATCGGTTCCTCACCCAAATAGAAGCGCACCATCTCGGGAACATAGACGTAGACGGCCTTGTCGTCGGCCACACCCGCGCCGGGCGCGTTAGCGAGCGTGACATTGCCGGCGCAATAAGCTTGCATCAGTCCAGGAACGCCGAGTGCGCTATCAGGCCGGAAGGCGAGCGGGTCGAGGTAATCGTCGTCGATGCGGCGATAGATGACATCGACCTTTTTGGGTCCGCGGGTGGTGCGCGTGAACACCTGATTGTCGCGGACGATCAAATCGACGCCTTCGACCAATTCAACGCCCATCTCGTCAGCGAGAAAGGTGTGCTCGTAATAGGCGCTGTTGTACTGGCCTGGTGTAAGCACGACGACGGTCGGTTCTCCTTCGCAGCGCGGCGGGGCAATCGATTGCAAAGTTCGCAACAGGAATTCAGGGTAGCGCGAGATCGGCTCGACGCCGGCATTGGCGAACAGATCCGGGAAGAGGCGCATCATTACGGCGCGATCTTCCAGCATGTAGCTGACGCCCGATGGCGTGCGGCAATTGTCCTCCAGCACGTAAAATTCGTCTGGCCCAGTGCGCACAAGATCGATGCCGGCGATGTGGGTGTAGATGCCGCGCGGCGTCGCGCATTTTATCATCAGCTTTTGATAGGCCGGGTTATCGTCCACCAGCTCGGTGGGGATCTTTCCGGCCGAGATAATTTCGCGTTCGCCGTAGATGTCGGCCAAAAACGCGTTCAGTGCCTTTACGCGCTGAATAAGGCCCCGCTCCAAAGTCGCCCATTCATCGGAGTCGATCACGCGGGGAATGATGTCGAACGGGATCAGTCGCTCGGGATCGCCGCCTTCGGTGTACACGGCGAAGGTGATGCCGGTGCGGCGAAACAGACGCTCTGCTTCCTCGCGCTTGGCAGCGAGGATCGCAGGCGGGGTCGCCTTCAGCCAGGTTTCGATGGCCGCGTACGCGGGGCGGGTGACGCCATCGGCGCCGCTCATTTCATCGAAGATGTCCCGCATCACGCTCCTTCAAGCGCAGATGGGGCGGTGGAATGCGCGGATCGTCAAGACAAAGCGTGACGGCGTGGGGCCGAGCGCCCAAGAGAATGGCGCCGGCGCCTCGGAAACGGGCCGTCAGGAATCGTCCTCGATTTCGACCTCGGGACGGTCATCGCCGCGCGAAAGCTCTTCGTGCCAGCGACCGCGTTCGTCTTCCCAGGAAATGCCGGTGGTTTCGCCGGCGCGCATCTGTTCCATGGCCACGCGCTTGGCGGCGGAATATGCCGCGTCGTGGTTACGAAACGTCTCGGAGATGGTGTCGCCCAGTTTGAACGCCCAGCCGCCGTCATGCTGGATGATGTGATAGACGATCTTGGTCATGGGCGGTCTCCTAGACGAACGTGGGGCCGCTCCCCGCCGAATGCAAACGATTGCCGACCGCGTGCGGTTTCAGAATTCCGGCGTTTCGATCTGCTTCTTCAGTTCCTTTTTCATGATCTTGCCGTTGGCGTTGCGGGGCAGCGTCTCGGGCCAGAAAATCACGTCAACGGGCACTTTGAACGCGGCAAGTTTCTGCGCGACATGATGGCGGAGCTCAGGGGCGCTCGCTTCGAAGCCCGGCTTCAGGTGCACGACGGCGAGGGGTTCTTCGCCCAAGGTTTGATGCGGCTTGCCGATCACTGCGGCGTCCATCACCGAAGGATGGTCGTAGAGAGCGTTTTCGACCTCCACGCAATAGATGTTCTCGCCGCCGCGGATTAGCATGTCCTTGGCGCGATCGACGATATAGACGAAGCCTTCCTCATCGATCTTGGCCAGATCGCCGGTTTTCACCCAGCCGTCGAAGAACGTCTCGGCTGTCGCTTTGGGGTTTTCCCAGTAGCCGCGCACGACAATTGGGCCCTTGTACCAAAGCTCGCCCACCTCATTGGGGCCGAGCACTTTGCCGTCGGGATCGACGATCTTGGCTTCGCCGGTGGCCGCGCACACGCCAGTGCTTGAGGGTTTACGCTCGTAGTCCTCCGCGGTGTTTGACACGGCGGTGGCCGAGGTTTCGGTCATGCCCCAGCCTTGGCTCGGCAGCGCTTTCGGGAAGCGCGACTTGATCAGTTTTACCAGTTCCGGCGCCGCCGGCGCACCGCCGTAGGCGACGCTTTCGATCGACGAGAGATCGTACTCGCCCATGCGCGGATGAGTGAGCACTTGCCAGGCGATGGTCGGCACGCCGCCGATGTGAGTGATGCGTTCCTTTTCGATCAAGGGCAGCGCTTGGTCTGTATCCCACCGGCGTTGCATCACGATTTTTTGCCCCGCCATCAGAAACGGGATCATCACGGCGAAGCAGCCGGTCGCGTGGAAGAACGGCACCGACACCAGGTAGGATTTCTGCGGCGCGCTTGGGTCCGGCGCAGGGGGCGCTTCACCTCGGCGCAGAAACGCGCGCGCCTGAGCGGAAGCCGAGTTGAACATGTTGGAAATGATGTTGCGGTGTGAAACGACGGCGCCCTTGGGGTGCCCAGTCGTGCCAGATGTGTAGAAGATCGACACGTCATCATCTGGCGCCATCGCGACTTCAGGCGGCGCGATCGCGCCGAAGGATTTCCACTCATTCGTCAGGCCGATAACGTCCTCAAGCCGCGCGACGGGCGGGTCGGCAGTCTCTTCGGGTAGGCGCGACACATAGATTTTGCGGATCGCCGGGCAGTTCGGCAGATGCTCGCGCAAGCGCTCGTAGCGCTCGGCGTCGACGATCAGCAGCGAAGAACCCGAATTGTTCAGGCCGTATTCGAGCTCGGAACCCGTCCACCAGGCGTTGAGCGGCGTGACAATAGCGCCCGCGAGCACTGCGCCCCAGAACGCCACCGGCCATTCCGGCAAATTGCGCATGACGATGGCGACGCGGTCGCCCTTCTTCACGCCATCGGCCACGAGTTGGTGCGCCATCTTGGCTG
This window of the alpha proteobacterium U9-1i genome carries:
- a CDS encoding protein containing domains DUF403 → MLARAADSMFWLARYMERLDALARMMEAAQMMAGLSNQDEEWKSTLIAVGADEGYFAKHDVVTPERAALFMGCDRDNPNSILNCLDQARINARAMRTMLTRDMWEAVNGAWLEGRRFGAKEFMPEMLPDTLDWVRQAATRFAGACQTTMLRNEIFHFIELGQALERADNTARILDVKYHVLLPSYSGVGGMLDYYQWTTILRAVSAVRAYQYMYKDEVKPWNVAELMVLRPEFPRSLRACYDKITQCLDSISADHGGRRGECHRLAGAISAQLRYARIEDIFQSGLHEHVTQLIDRTNDLGDAVFAFYMR
- a CDS encoding non-specific DNA-binding protein Dps; this encodes MPSTRNDIPDNSRKAMIALLNARLVDAIDLRLAIKQAHWNVKGPNFIALHELFDQIQARVDTFVDDIAERAVALAGAAHGTTQAVAKGTNLQPYPQDLMDEKGHLQALADRIAAVGKLVRKAIDEADEASDKDTADLFTGISRQLDKDLWFIEAHLQ
- a CDS encoding protein containing domains DUF404, DUF407, producing MRDIFDEMSGADGVTRPAYAAIETWLKATPPAILAAKREEAERLFRRTGITFAVYTEGGDPERLIPFDIIPRVIDSDEWATLERGLIQRVKALNAFLADIYGEREIISAGKIPTELVDDNPAYQKLMIKCATPRGIYTHIAGIDLVRTGPDEFYVLEDNCRTPSGVSYMLEDRAVMMRLFPDLFANAGVEPISRYPEFLLRTLQSIAPPRCEGEPTVVVLTPGQYNSAYYEHTFLADEMGVELVEGVDLIVRDNQVFTRTTRGPKKVDVIYRRIDDDYLDPLAFRPDSALGVPGLMQAYCAGNVTLANAPGAGVADDKAVYVYVPEMVRFYLGEEPILKNVPTWDCAKDDALAYVLDHLDELVVKETRGSGGYGMLVGPHATKKQRADFAKKLRKSPSAYIAQPTLALSTCPTFVESGVAPRHIDLRPFVLCGADKIRIVPGGLTRVALTEGSLVVNSSQGGGTKDTWVLRAPNGGASK
- a CDS encoding acetoacetyl-CoA synthetase, which gives rise to MTEAATPGPPAMSIAQAHGLLTQPGSMFELGDAEIRGVSYKIWKNAPATLREVFALGALFGARDHLVFEDERATVSAFQAAAAKMAHQLVADGVKKGDRVAIVMRNLPEWPVAFWGAVLAGAIVTPLNAWWTGSELEYGLNNSGSSLLIVDAERYERLREHLPNCPAIRKIYVSRLPEETADPPVARLEDVIGLTNEWKSFGAIAPPEVAMAPDDDVSIFYTSGTTGHPKGAVVSHRNIISNMFNSASAQARAFLRRGEAPPAPDPSAPQKSYLVSVPFFHATGCFAVMIPFLMAGQKIVMQRRWDTDQALPLIEKERITHIGGVPTIAWQVLTHPRMGEYDLSSIESVAYGGAPAAPELVKLIKSRFPKALPSQGWGMTETSATAVSNTAEDYERKPSSTGVCAATGEAKIVDPDGKVLGPNEVGELWYKGPIVVRGYWENPKATAETFFDGWVKTGDLAKIDEEGFVYIVDRAKDMLIRGGENIYCVEVENALYDHPSVMDAAVIGKPHQTLGEEPLAVVHLKPGFEASAPELRHHVAQKLAAFKVPVDVIFWPETLPRNANGKIMKKELKKQIETPEF